In the genome of Carnobacterium pleistocenium FTR1, one region contains:
- a CDS encoding ATP-grasp domain-containing protein: MKKIYIIHENNDWTRHLTAQLDEIKAPYELWDLSDGMIDIQEEPPEGIFYNRMSASSHTRGHRYAPELTDNLLTWLESRDAVVFNGTKAIELEVSKLKQHLALQKQGIQTPETYGAVGKEAIIKAAERLNKFPFIIKHNRAGKGLGVRLLNSIEELKAYIYGSEFEDSIDGISLIQEYIKPADGTIIRSEFIGGKFFYAVKVDSSDGFELCPADSCQVGDVPVINKFTIMDSLPNEQIKLYEKFLKEQKIDVAAVEFIFDVHGKAYAYDVNTNTNYNADAEKVAEKYAMLELANFLKSELEKR, encoded by the coding sequence ATGAAAAAAATTTATATTATTCATGAAAATAACGATTGGACTAGACATTTAACAGCGCAGTTGGATGAAATCAAGGCACCTTATGAGTTGTGGGATTTATCTGATGGAATGATCGATATCCAAGAAGAACCACCTGAAGGGATTTTTTATAATCGGATGAGTGCTTCTTCGCATACACGTGGACACCGTTATGCACCTGAATTAACGGATAATCTGTTGACTTGGCTGGAAAGCCGTGATGCTGTTGTGTTCAATGGGACAAAAGCGATTGAACTGGAAGTAAGCAAATTGAAACAGCATTTGGCTTTGCAAAAACAGGGCATTCAAACACCTGAGACCTATGGAGCAGTTGGTAAAGAAGCTATTATCAAAGCTGCTGAAAGATTGAATAAATTCCCATTTATCATCAAGCACAATCGTGCTGGTAAAGGATTAGGTGTTCGTTTACTAAACTCAATCGAAGAATTAAAAGCCTATATTTACGGATCAGAATTCGAAGATTCAATTGATGGAATCAGTTTGATCCAAGAATACATTAAACCTGCTGATGGAACTATTATCCGCTCTGAATTTATTGGCGGAAAATTCTTTTATGCTGTGAAGGTTGATTCAAGCGATGGATTCGAGTTGTGTCCAGCAGATAGTTGCCAAGTAGGAGATGTACCAGTAATCAATAAATTTACGATTATGGATTCCCTTCCGAATGAACAAATTAAATTGTATGAAAAGTTTTTAAAAGAGCAAAAAATTGATGTAGCGGCTGTTGAATTTATTTTTGATGTTCATGGAAAAGCCTATGCATATGATGTGAATACGAATACCAATTATAACGCGGATGCCGAAAAAGTTGCTGAAAAATACGCTATGTTAGAGTTAGCAAACTTCTTGAAATCAGAACTTGAGAAAAGATAA
- a CDS encoding dicarboxylate/amino acid:cation symporter — protein sequence MLVNKRKIKKPSLMLQVVIGALAGILVGYFSKTAGLQLEILGTIFMNLIQMIIVPLIFPVIILSIVNISDTKSFGKVAGKSFVYFFSVTTGLIILSILAGKWTGIGSNFQTGAVSTDSLEGIASGINFQSFFLSIVPSNLFQAFADGNLLPIIFFGIFLGLSLVSIGEKGKPVISFFESWSQAMFKMVDYAISFAPIGVFGFLAYDIAAYGIENLVALGQFVLFTYLAFMIVLLIIFPVIAWFFHVPYFTMLKEISDLIVVVFTTGSSSVVLPSLIDRLKKFGVSSSVSSFVTPLGYSFNLVGACVYISLATMFIVNMYDVTLGFGEIIALVLFLTIITKGIATVPSGAVVVLLAAATQLGLPAEGVALMVSVDFFINMGRSAVNVVGNALAPVLIAQSEDAFVYNKVADYKKVITEVNK from the coding sequence CGATTTTTATGAATTTGATTCAAATGATCATTGTGCCACTTATTTTCCCGGTCATTATTTTATCTATAGTTAATATTAGTGACACAAAAAGCTTTGGTAAAGTGGCAGGAAAGTCCTTTGTCTATTTCTTTTCAGTAACGACGGGATTGATCATTCTTAGTATTTTAGCCGGAAAATGGACTGGAATCGGCAGCAATTTTCAAACTGGAGCCGTCTCTACTGATTCCCTTGAAGGCATTGCAAGTGGAATTAACTTTCAAAGTTTTTTTCTGAGTATTGTACCGAGCAATCTATTTCAAGCCTTTGCAGATGGGAATTTATTGCCAATCATCTTTTTTGGAATTTTTCTTGGACTGTCATTAGTTTCAATAGGTGAAAAAGGAAAACCGGTTATTTCTTTTTTTGAATCATGGTCTCAAGCAATGTTTAAAATGGTTGATTATGCCATTTCTTTTGCTCCCATTGGTGTATTTGGATTTTTAGCTTATGATATTGCCGCATATGGGATAGAAAATTTAGTTGCTTTAGGACAATTTGTCTTATTTACTTACCTAGCCTTTATGATTGTCCTCTTGATAATTTTTCCAGTCATTGCTTGGTTTTTCCATGTACCTTACTTTACAATGCTAAAAGAAATTAGTGATTTGATCGTAGTTGTATTTACGACCGGAAGTTCAAGTGTTGTCTTGCCTTCTTTAATTGACCGCCTGAAGAAATTTGGTGTATCGTCATCAGTTTCTTCTTTTGTAACACCACTAGGCTATTCATTTAATCTTGTTGGAGCATGTGTCTATATTAGTTTAGCCACAATGTTTATAGTTAACATGTATGATGTGACACTAGGATTTGGCGAAATTATTGCATTGGTTTTATTTCTAACGATTATTACAAAGGGAATTGCAACGGTCCCATCAGGAGCAGTAGTGGTATTATTAGCTGCAGCAACACAACTTGGCTTACCTGCTGAGGGAGTGGCATTGATGGTTTCAGTCGATTTCTTTATCAATATGGGTCGTTCCGCAGTTAATGTGGTAGGGAATGCGTTAGCACCAGTCCTGATTGCTCAATCTGAAGATGCGTTCGTGTACAATAAAGTAGCAGACTACAAGAAAGTGATCACTGAAGTGAACAAATAA